The genomic interval TAAAGGCTTGTAGTCACGGTACCGCTCTTCCTGAAGCCTATCTTGGACATTGCCAATCAGCTCATTATACTTTTCGACAAACCCTTTGATATTTTCAAAGACCGCTTCCGTGTCATTGGAGATATTCACCTTGACATTTCCATTGGAAAATTCTTGTTTGAGATTAAACGTCACCCCGGAAACTTCAAATGAATTGGACGTTCTTTCTGTCTTCAGTCCGTTCAACGTGAATTTTGCATTTTGACCACCAGTTTCTTGTACGGCGTCATTAAAAAACAGTTGATTTACCGCAAAATCACCCTTAGCTTCAATTTCGTCTCCATTTGAATCATTAAAACTCCCTGTTTCCGTTCTTGTAAGCGACATCTTACCGGACATCTCATCGTAGAACATATTAACACCATTGTCTGCTCTGTTGACTTCACTGACCATGGAATCAAAGGATTGACTCGCTTTGATATTGAAAGTCTCGTCTTTGAATCCTTCTTCGGTATGGGCACCTATGTTGAAGTTTGCATAATCATATTGATACTCGACTTTAACTTTTGATCCGGCTTCAATAGAATCATCCATGGTAATGGTTCCTTCGTCAAAATTGATGGTTCCAGCTACCTCATCATTACTTTTTTTAATTATTTCTGTAGGCTCACCTGTATCAGATACTTCTTTTGCCCCTGATAATTTATACGTATCCCCGTCTATTTTTAGAGTGAATTTATTTGAATCATTTTTCGCAATCTGCTGGTTCGAGAGCTTAATCGTTGTCCCTTTTTCAGATGTCGTCATTGTATCTATCTGTCGATCCGTAACATACTTAACATCAACTTGTGTTCCCTTATCAAGGCTTTTATTAAATGTTAAAACACCTGTATCAGTGTCCACTAAAACCTGATTATTAGCCAAATCATAATCATCTACCGTTTTACTCGGATCCTTGTAAATCGCCGTATAATAGTCATTGCCTACCCGAATCGACATATCCTCTACTATGTCTGTTTCATCGTTTGCGTTTTTTGTATTTTTTATAGAAACACTTTCCTCGGAAATACCTTCTTGAAGGTTAAGATAAATCTGATTATTATTATCTGATTCCATGGAAATAGACTCAGATTTGATACTCCCCTGGTTCCAAATGCTAGAGTCACTAGGATCATCAAATAATTCCTTAAGACTTTTACTCGTATCGACAGAAGACGGATCACTGAAAATCTTACTACCATTTACCTTCGTTGCGGCACTTGCCAGCTGCTCTACCTCTGAAATATTATAGGATGACTGACTAGCAGCACTAGAAGCACTTGCTGTAACAAAGTCTTCATTGGTAGATGATGATGTCCTGGCCCGAAACGTTGTCGACATCTTCATATCGGTCAGCTGGGACCGGAACTCCATAAACTGCTTATTCACATCGCGGTACGCATCCCGCTGCCACGTCATCCACGTCTTGTCCTGCTCCATTTTTTGTAGCGGCATTCGCTCTGCCTTCATCAGGTCCGAAACCATCTTATCAATATCCATACCTGAAGCCAGTCCGCCAATTCGCATATCATTCACCCCTGAGGTTTTGGTTCTCTATGAAAATAGTGTTTATTAAACCTTCTTTTCTATTATATCGGTAGGGTAAAGGAAAATGTTTAGATAGGAACTAATTACATTTTATTAATCCGAAATAACTAGAAATATCTATTACTTACCTCTTTCCTCAAATTAGGAAGGAATGGATGAAATTAAATAGACAATATAAAGTGAATCCAGTTGCTGGACTCATATACTGATATGGGAAGTCCATAATTTAATGAACTCCCCCTAATTAAATTTAAAGCTTAAAACTTCGAACTAATCCTTTAAGACCCTCCGCTAATTTAGCAAGGTCATCTGCGCTGGAAGCAACCCCCTCCATCGAGCTAGTTGTTTGTTGAGAAGATGCGGATGTTTGTTCAACTCCTGCAGCGGACTCCTGGGAAACGGATGCAATCTCCTGAATGGAACTATTCATTTGTTGACTGGTCGCGGAGATTTCAGATAAATTTTCGGATACCGTTTCAATACTATTGACGACATCCGTTATAGCTTCACTAATGCCATCAAACTTCTCACCAGTCGAGTTAATTTGTTTTGTTCCTTTATCTGCTTCCTTATAGCCTTCTTGTAAAGAATTGGCTACTGAGCCTGTTTCAATTTGGATATTACTTACAATACCAGTAATATCCGTCACGGACTCAGAAACTTGTTCTGCCAGTTTTCTTACCTCATCAGCAACTACAGCAAATCCTTTGCCATGTTCACCGGCTCTAGCAGCTTCGATTGCTGCATTTAAAGCTAATAGGTTGGTCTGGTCAGCAATGTCTTTAATAACAGAAACGAGCTTGGAAATGTCTTGTGAATGTGCATCCAATCCTTGAACCTTTTGAAAAGCATCTTGTACGATACTATCTATTTTTTCCATCTGGTTCTTAGAATCGTTCATCAATTGGCTACCTTCATCTGTCATACGAAGTACAGTAGTAGAAGCTTGGTGTATCTGTTCACCATTTTCGTTGGCTTCTTGCACTCGTGTCGTGAACGTTGACATGGCTGAAGATAATTCACTTGAGCTATTCGCTTGTGTTTCTGAACCGGATGCTAGTTCCTGCATCGTAGTCGCAATTTGTTCAGACCCTAATTTCACTTCATTGGCAGATTGCGTTAACTCTTCACTTTGGCTGCTTACCATTTCAGAAACTTGATTGATTTGATTTAAAAGATCACGCATATTTGTATTCATTTCGTTTGTCGCTGTGACTAATTGTCCCACCTCATCCTCTGATTTGGTTTCAAGTAAATCGTGTGTTAAATCGCCATTCGAAATAAGCTTCATTCGATTCATAACAGCTTTTATTGGATTGGAGATAATTCGGGCGGTAATAATAGCCGTGATAATACCTAGAACAACTATTAAAGCGGATGTAATCACCACAGTAAGTACAGTAGTTTTCGCATTGGCCGTCATTTCTTCCCCTATCTTTTTTATCTCGGCTTCCCTTTGATTAGCAAGGGATTTAAATTCATCTATTAATTCATTTCCCATTGGTTGTACATCGTTTTGCATCACTTCCATTGCACTTTCAATATTCCCATTTTCATACTTTGCAATCACCTTATCAGTTAGCTTACCCCACTCGGTTTTCTTATCTATCAACTTTTGCAACTGATTAGAATTACTAATTTCAAGCGCTTTATTCTCTAATTTTATATTTTCGTCTATACCAGCATTAAATTCTTTTTTATAGGCATTATCTTTATACAATAATAACCCACGCAACAGACTTGTTCTTTTCGTCATGTTATTGGCAAGGTTCTCATCAGTAATTAATAAGCTAATTTCTTTGTTTATCATATTTTGCATACTACTGTTTGTTTTTTGTAAAGCGTATATGTTATATACACTTAATAAAACAACCAATACAAGGATAATACTAAACCCGAATAGTACCTTAGTTGTAATCCGTTTAAATTTTAGTAACCCTTTCATTTCGCATCCCCTTCTTTTCTAATAATTTGATATTTCATTGTCCATAAGTAAAGTTAATGTCACATTTATTTGTTTTCTCTAAAGACCCTCCAATCCAGTTGCTCGCTCATACGAAAAACAGCCTCTTTCAAAAGTTTTTTCATGTCATGACCCTCTTAAAACCGCTGCATAAACAGGAAAGAAAATCAAAAATAGTTTTATTCAATTAAAAAGGCTATTCAATAGTTATTGAATAGCCAAAATCAAAATAATATGCATCATATTAAAAATAGTGGCAGCCTGGCGATCATTATACACGGCGCATGTGTATAGTAGACCCATTAGCTTTGCGTCCTATCCTTTCAGATAGTTTGCCTTTTTCTTTATTATTTTTGTAGGAAAAAAACACCATTACCCATGGACTATTATAGTGTAATAAACTTCTTCTTCTTAAATCAACAAGATTTCTAAAGTCTATATTTTTCGATATTTTATACGATAACATTCAACTACATAAATATTGGGGAACAGCTCATTGGTATAGTAAAACTAATTAACAGCAGCAAATAAAAAAACAGGAGACCGAAACAGTTATCAGCCTCCTGCGATTCAATCTATTAACCTCGAAATCATCCCAATATCGCACGGTCATTCTCAAATT from Lentibacillus cibarius carries:
- a CDS encoding methyl-accepting chemotaxis protein — translated: MKGLLKFKRITTKVLFGFSIILVLVVLLSVYNIYALQKTNSSMQNMINKEISLLITDENLANNMTKRTSLLRGLLLYKDNAYKKEFNAGIDENIKLENKALEISNSNQLQKLIDKKTEWGKLTDKVIAKYENGNIESAMEVMQNDVQPMGNELIDEFKSLANQREAEIKKIGEEMTANAKTTVLTVVITSALIVVLGIITAIITARIISNPIKAVMNRMKLISNGDLTHDLLETKSEDEVGQLVTATNEMNTNMRDLLNQINQVSEMVSSQSEELTQSANEVKLGSEQIATTMQELASGSETQANSSSELSSAMSTFTTRVQEANENGEQIHQASTTVLRMTDEGSQLMNDSKNQMEKIDSIVQDAFQKVQGLDAHSQDISKLVSVIKDIADQTNLLALNAAIEAARAGEHGKGFAVVADEVRKLAEQVSESVTDITGIVSNIQIETGSVANSLQEGYKEADKGTKQINSTGEKFDGISEAITDVVNSIETVSENLSEISATSQQMNSSIQEIASVSQESAAGVEQTSASSQQTTSSMEGVASSADDLAKLAEGLKGLVRSFKL
- the fliD gene encoding flagellar filament capping protein FliD — its product is MRIGGLASGMDIDKMVSDLMKAERMPLQKMEQDKTWMTWQRDAYRDVNKQFMEFRSQLTDMKMSTTFRARTSSSTNEDFVTASASSAASQSSYNISEVEQLASAATKVNGSKIFSDPSSVDTSKSLKELFDDPSDSSIWNQGSIKSESISMESDNNNQIYLNLQEGISEESVSIKNTKNANDETDIVEDMSIRVGNDYYTAIYKDPSKTVDDYDLANNQVLVDTDTGVLTFNKSLDKGTQVDVKYVTDRQIDTMTTSEKGTTIKLSNQQIAKNDSNKFTLKIDGDTYKLSGAKEVSDTGEPTEIIKKSNDEVAGTINFDEGTITMDDSIEAGSKVKVEYQYDYANFNIGAHTEEGFKDETFNIKASQSFDSMVSEVNRADNGVNMFYDEMSGKMSLTRTETGSFNDSNGDEIEAKGDFAVNQLFFNDAVQETGGQNAKFTLNGLKTERTSNSFEVSGVTFNLKQEFSNGNVKVNISNDTEAVFENIKGFVEKYNELIGNVQDRLQEERYRDYKPLTDKQRESMSEREQELWEEKSKSGMLRRDPMLSGALNDMRLDFYTQVENSGIPSAYNQLSSIGITTTSNYREGGKLKIDEAKLKSAIQDNPEAVEELFTSEGASYNEKGILQRMTDSVNQVMDQITEKAGNSFTTKKQYTMGERLDDMNERITSFEDRLVRVEDRYWRQFTQMEKAIQRMNSQSNYLMQQFGG